Below is a window of Halolamina sp. CBA1230 DNA.
GTCGTCTCGGAGACGGTGACGATCGCCATCTCCGACATGTCGTGTGCGAACTGCGCGGACACCAACGAGGAGGCGCTCGAACGCGTCCCCGGCGTCGTCGTCGCCGAAGTCAACTACGCGACCGACGAGGCCCAGGTCACTTACAACCCCGAGGACGCCTCGCTCGAGGCGATGTACGACGCGATCGAGGACGCGGGGTACACGCCGGTCCGCGAGGACGGCGACGCCGGGGACGACGATGGTGAGTCCGCCCGCGACGCCGCCCGGAACGAGGAGATCCGTAAACAGCGCCGGCTGACGCTGTTCGGCGCCGCGCTGTCGGCGCCGCTTCTGTTCTTCCTGCTCGAACACTTCTTCTTCGATAGCCTGCTTACCGACTCGCTGCTTGGCGTGCCGCTTGGGTGGGTGATGTTCGCGCTCGCGACGCCCGTGCAGGTCGTGCTCGGCCGGCCGTTCTACAGGAACTCCTACAACGCGCTCGTCACGAACGGGCGCGCCAACATGGACGTGCTGATCGCGCTCGGCTCCACCACCGCGTACGCGTACTCCGTCGCGACGCTTTTGGACCTGATCGCGGGGAGCCTCTACTTCGACACCGCGGCGCTGATCCTCGTGTTCATCACGCTCGGGAACTACCTCGAGGCCCGCTCGAAAGGGCAGGCCGGTGAGGCGCTCCGGACGCTGCTGGAGATGGAGGCCGACACTGCGACCGTGGTCGACGAGGACGGCAACGAGGCGGAGATCCCCCTTGAGGACGTCGAGGTCGGTGACCGCATGAAGATCCGCCCCGGCGAGCAGATCCCCACCGACGGCGTGGTCGTCGACGGCCAGTCCGCCGTCGACGAGTCGATGGTCACCGGGGAGTCCGTCCCCGTCGAGAAGACCGAGGGCGACGAGGTCGTCGGCTCGACCATCAACGAGAACGGCGTGCTGATCGTCGAGGCGACGAAAGTCGGTGCGGACACGGCGCTCCAGCAGATCGTGCAGACCGTGAAGGAGGCCCAGTCCCGCCAGCCCGACATCCAGAACCTCGCGGACCGCATCTCCGCGTACTTCGTGCCGGCGGTGATCCTCAACGCCGTCTTCTGGGGCGCCGTCTGGTACCTGTTCCCCCAAACGCTCGCGGGGCTCGTGAACTCGCTCCCGCTGTGGGGGCTGGTCGCCGGCGGCCCGGCGGTCGCGGGCGGCACCGTCTCCGTGTTCGAGTTCGCGATCGTCGTGTTCGCCTCGGCGGTGTTGATCGCCTGTCCCTGCGCGCTCGGGCTCGCGACGCCGGCGGCGACGATGGTCGGCACGACGATCGGCGCCCAGAACGGCGTCCTGTTCAAGGGTGGTGACGTGCTCGAACGCGCGAAGGACGTCGACACGGTCGTGTTCGACAAGACCGGGACGCTCACCGAGGGCGAGATGGAGCTCACCGACGTCGTCGCCTTCAGCGGCCCGGAGGGGGCCCGAGCCGACGGCGGCGACGCCGACGCCGCGCCAGATGGGGGTGAGCGAACCGACGGTTCGCGATCCTCGTCGGATCCCCGATCCGACGGCGGCCAACTAGCCGAACGCGAGCGACTCGACGAGGACGACGTGCTCCGGCTCGCGGCGACGGCCGAGAGCGGCAGCGAGCACCCCCTCGCCCGCGCGATCGTCGACGGCGCCGAGGAACGCGGCATCGAGGTCGGCTCCGCCGAGAGCTTCGAGAACGTGCCCGGCCAGGGCGTCCGGGCGACGGTCGAGGGCTCCGAGGTGCTGGTCGGCAACCGGAAGCTGCTCCGCGAGAACGGCGTCGATCCCGAGCCCGCCGCCGAGACGATGGAGCGACTCGAGAGCGAGGGGAAGACGGCGATGCTCGTGGCCTTGCGCGGTTCGGAGCGAAGCGAGAACCGCGATGCGAGTAGCGCGGAGCAGAGCTCCGCGGACCATTCGAGCGGGCAACGCCCGCGAGAAGACGGCGACCAGCCGCGAGCCGAGGGCGAACTGGTGGGCGTCGTCGCCGACGCCGACACCGTGAAAGAGAGCGCCAAGTCGGCCGTGAGCCAACTCCGCGAACGCGGCCTCGACGTGATGATGCTCACCGGCGACAACGAGCGCACCGCCCGCGCGGTCGCCGAGCAGGTGGGGATCGACCCCGAGAACGTCCGCGCAGAGGTGCTGCCGGAGGACAAATCCGACGCCGTCGAGGCGATCCAGGAGCAGGACCGAAAGGCGATGATGGTCGGCGACGGCGTCAACGACGCGCCCGCCCTCGCGGTCGCGTACGTCGGGACCGCGATCGGCTCCGGGACGGACGTGGCGATCGAGGCCGCCGACGTGACGCTGATGCGCGACGACCCCGTCGACGTGGTGAAAGCGATCCGGATCTCCGACGCGACGCTCCAGAAGATCAAGCAGAACCTCGTCTGGGCGCTGGGGTACAACACGGCGATGATCCCGCTGGCCTCGCTGGGACTGCTCCAGCCGGTGCTCGCTGCGGGCGCGATGGCGATATCGTCGGTGTCGGTGCTGACGAACAGCCTGCTGTTCCGGCGGTACGATCCCGACGAGGACTACCGACTCTTGGGTCGATAGTCCCGAAGGCTGTACCCCTCGGTCGCGCACAGCGATTCCGAGTGAGCACGCTTGGCCCCGATACACGCCCGAAGAGGCTACGAACTGCTTGGTGGGTCCGCGTCGTCGCCGAACCCACTCCCGTACGATTCGATAACCTCCGTAACGGTGACCTCGTACGCGTCGTACCACTCTGTCCACCGCTGTTTCGCCCGTTCGTGGACGGGTTCTACCCCGAACGACTCGAGCGCGTCCAGCGATTCCCAGTAGTACGCGACGAGAACCTCCTCGCTTTCGGGGGCGTGCCACGTCCGCTTGCCGAGATACCCTTCCGTGTCTTCGGCGGCTGCCTGTATCGCGTCGTTCAGGTCGTGAAACTCCTCGTCGTACTCCCCCGGAGCGAGACGAAACGTAACGAGATACATCCACCCGGGTCTCTCACCCCCGTGAGAAAGGCGCTTTCCCTCGGAGCCAGCGCTACTGCTCGTCGAAAGCGTGTCACCACGAAAGCGTCGATTACCGTCGCCGGCCGTCGATCTCGACCTCGGTTCAGGCCGGGCTCGCGGCCGTACCCGAGTCCGCGGTCTCGGCGGCCTGGAGCAGCTCCTGGTAGCGGTTGCGGATGGTGACTTCGCTCATGTCGGTCGCCTCGCTGACCTCGCTCTGGGTCAGCGCGTTGTTGGTCAGCACGCCCGCGGCGTAGATCGCGGCGGCCGCGAGGCCGACCGGCGACTTGCCGGAGTGGACGTTCTGGCGCTTGGCGGTCTCGAGCAGTTCGCGCGCGCGGCGCTCGGTCTCGTCGTCGAGCTCGAGGTCGCTGGCAAAGCGCGGGAGGTACTCCAGCGGGTCGGCGGGCTGGACCTCGAGCTTCAGCTCCCGCACGATGTAGCGGTAGGCGCGCTTGAACGTCGCCTGGTCGACGCGGGAGACGGCGCTCATCTCGTCGAGGCTGCGGGGGACGTTCCCCATCCGGGCCGCGGCGTGGAGGCTTGCGGTCGCGATCCCCTCGATCGAGCGGCCGGGCAGCAGATCCTTGTCCAGCGCCTGTCGGTAGATCACCGAGGCGGTCTCGCGGACGTTCTCCGGGAGGCCGAGCGCGGAGGCCATCCGGTCGATCTCGCCCAGCGCCTGCTTGAGGTTGCGCTCCTTGTGGTCGCGGGTGCGGAACCGCTCGTTCCACGTGCGCAGCCGCTGCATCTTCTCGCGCTGGCTGGCCGAGAGCTGGTTGCCGTAGGCGTCCTTGTTCTGCCAGCCGATGTTGGTCGACAGCCCGTCGTCGTGCATCATCTTCGTCGTCGGCGCGCCGACACGGGACTTCTCGTCTTTCTCGCCGGCGTCGAACGCGCGCCACTCGGGCCCGCGGTCGATGCCGTCTTCGTCGACGACGAGGCCACAGTCCGCACAGACGGTCTCGGCCTGTGCCTCGTCGGTCTGGAGGTTACCACCGCACTCGGGGCAGTGGTGCTCCTCCTCGGTCTCTGCCCGCTCGGTCTCGGTTTCGCGGTGGGTGATGTTGGTGCTCATTGGATTGGAACCGAAGGGTACCCGACGCGGCTCGCCGGGTTGTCTTCACTCCAGGGTAGGAGAGTGAAGTATATAAGCCTTTCGTCAGCTCTGATAGCCGTTACCGCGCTTCTACCTCACGATTCTTCGGGGTAGATGCAGTATCGACGTACCGGTAGCTTCTTGAGTGGAGTAACCTTGTGTAAGTCTCACACGAACGACTCGCCGGCCCGTGGTCTCGTCGGGAGGAGAGAACTGCCGACGCCGGCCGTCAGTCGCCCGCGACCTGACAGCCGCCGTCGTAGTCGACGCCGGAGAGGGAGTCGATCCCCTCGTCGCCACAGACCGGGCAGTCGGGGTTCTCGCGGTACGGGACGGTCTCGAAGCTGAGCTCCCGGGCGTCGTAGAACAGCAGTCGGCCCGAAAGCGTCTCGCCCAGTCCCAGCAGCAGCTTCACGGCCTCGGTCGCCTGCAGACAGCCGACGGTGCCGGGGAGCACGCCCAGCACGCCCGTCGTCGCACAGTCCGGCACCGTTCCGGGTTCGGGCGCCTCGGGGAACAGACAGCGGTAGCAGGGCCCCTCGGGCGTGAGGGTGGTGATCTGCCCCTCGAACTTGTAGATCGCGCCGTGACAGAGCGGAACGCTCTCGATCTGACAGGCGTCGTTGAGCATGTACCGCGTGGGGAAGTTGTCGGTGCAGTCGACGACCACGTCGTAGTCGGCGACCAGGTCGCGGGCCTCCTCGGGGGCGATCCGGCGCTCCATCGCCTCGACCTCGACGTCGGGGTTGAGGTCGGCGACGAACTCGGCGGCGCTCTCGGCCTTGGGGCGCCCCACGTCGGCGTCGCGGTGGATGATCTGGCGCTGGAGGTTCGAGCGTTCGACCACGTCGTCGTCGACGATGCCCAGCGTCCCCACGCCCGCGGCCGCGAGGTACTGGATGGCCGGCGCGCCGAGGCCGCCCGCGCCGACGACCAGCGCGCTCCCCTCCAGCAGGCGTTTCTGCCCCTCCGGCCCCACGTCGTCGAGGATGATGTGCCGGGAGTAGCGGTCGAGCTGGGTGGCGTCGAGCGAGAGGTCGGTCATATGCCGTGTTTCGGGTCCGACGAGGGTTAAGCGTACGGACGGCGGCGTTCGGAGCCGTCGCGGCCCGAAACACTGCCACTGGGGACTCAGGCGGAGTACCGGCAAGGATAGCCGCGAATCGCGATACTCCGATCACTCGACACCGCGACTCAAAGCCGCTCAGCCGAACGCTTCCTCCGAATACGGCCGTTCAGCAGCGCACTCGACCGAGGCGCGATCACCCGCGGCGACGCCGTTCATACCGCTCGGGCAGGTATCGATCTCCACCGATGGTTTCGACGCTACTCGTCGCGCTGACAGTCGGCCTCGGACTCGGCGTGTTCCTCCAGAAGGGGCGGTTCTGCTTCGTCCACGCGTTCCGCGACCTGTTCGCGTTCGAGGACACCCGGGTCACGAAGGGCGTGCTGGCGGCGACGACGCTCACGATGGTCTTCTGGAGCATCGCGTACTCGTTGGGCTACTACCAGGGGTTCTGGACGCCGGGCTGGGGGCTGACCGGCCTGCTCGGCGGCTTCGTCTTCGGCGTCGGGATGACGTACGCCGGGGGGTGTGCCACCGGGACGCTGTACCGCGCCGGCCAGGGGTATCTCCACTTCTGGCTCACGCTGCTGTTCATGGGCGTGGGCTACGTCGCCTTCACAGTCGCCTACCCCACGCTGGAGAGCGCCTACTTCGCGCCGCTGACGTTCGGCGAGGGAGTGACACTGTTCGAGACCTCCCCGATCCCGGCGCCCGCACTGGCGCTGCTGATTGCGGCGGGCGTGGTGCTGGTGTACGCCACCGTCGTCGGCCGGAACGCGACGGCCGGCGAGGAACGCGGCGGCGAAGCGATCGCCGACGGCGGCGTG
It encodes the following:
- a CDS encoding HAD-IC family P-type ATPase, which codes for MGTRTAQLNITGMSCANCSATVGDALTELDGVVEANVNYATDEGSVEYDPEAVSLGEIYDAVEAAGYGVVSETVTIAISDMSCANCADTNEEALERVPGVVVAEVNYATDEAQVTYNPEDASLEAMYDAIEDAGYTPVREDGDAGDDDGESARDAARNEEIRKQRRLTLFGAALSAPLLFFLLEHFFFDSLLTDSLLGVPLGWVMFALATPVQVVLGRPFYRNSYNALVTNGRANMDVLIALGSTTAYAYSVATLLDLIAGSLYFDTAALILVFITLGNYLEARSKGQAGEALRTLLEMEADTATVVDEDGNEAEIPLEDVEVGDRMKIRPGEQIPTDGVVVDGQSAVDESMVTGESVPVEKTEGDEVVGSTINENGVLIVEATKVGADTALQQIVQTVKEAQSRQPDIQNLADRISAYFVPAVILNAVFWGAVWYLFPQTLAGLVNSLPLWGLVAGGPAVAGGTVSVFEFAIVVFASAVLIACPCALGLATPAATMVGTTIGAQNGVLFKGGDVLERAKDVDTVVFDKTGTLTEGEMELTDVVAFSGPEGARADGGDADAAPDGGERTDGSRSSSDPRSDGGQLAERERLDEDDVLRLAATAESGSEHPLARAIVDGAEERGIEVGSAESFENVPGQGVRATVEGSEVLVGNRKLLRENGVDPEPAAETMERLESEGKTAMLVALRGSERSENRDASSAEQSSADHSSGQRPREDGDQPRAEGELVGVVADADTVKESAKSAVSQLRERGLDVMMLTGDNERTARAVAEQVGIDPENVRAEVLPEDKSDAVEAIQEQDRKAMMVGDGVNDAPALAVAYVGTAIGSGTDVAIEAADVTLMRDDPVDVVKAIRISDATLQKIKQNLVWALGYNTAMIPLASLGLLQPVLAAGAMAISSVSVLTNSLLFRRYDPDEDYRLLGR
- a CDS encoding transcription initiation factor IIB family protein translates to MSTNITHRETETERAETEEEHHCPECGGNLQTDEAQAETVCADCGLVVDEDGIDRGPEWRAFDAGEKDEKSRVGAPTTKMMHDDGLSTNIGWQNKDAYGNQLSASQREKMQRLRTWNERFRTRDHKERNLKQALGEIDRMASALGLPENVRETASVIYRQALDKDLLPGRSIEGIATASLHAAARMGNVPRSLDEMSAVSRVDQATFKRAYRYIVRELKLEVQPADPLEYLPRFASDLELDDETERRARELLETAKRQNVHSGKSPVGLAAAAIYAAGVLTNNALTQSEVSEATDMSEVTIRNRYQELLQAAETADSGTAASPA
- a CDS encoding HesA/MoeB/ThiF family protein, translated to MTDLSLDATQLDRYSRHIILDDVGPEGQKRLLEGSALVVGAGGLGAPAIQYLAAAGVGTLGIVDDDVVERSNLQRQIIHRDADVGRPKAESAAEFVADLNPDVEVEAMERRIAPEEARDLVADYDVVVDCTDNFPTRYMLNDACQIESVPLCHGAIYKFEGQITTLTPEGPCYRCLFPEAPEPGTVPDCATTGVLGVLPGTVGCLQATEAVKLLLGLGETLSGRLLFYDARELSFETVPYRENPDCPVCGDEGIDSLSGVDYDGGCQVAGD
- a CDS encoding antibiotic biosynthesis monooxygenase, giving the protein MYLVTFRLAPGEYDEEFHDLNDAIQAAAEDTEGYLGKRTWHAPESEEVLVAYYWESLDALESFGVEPVHERAKQRWTEWYDAYEVTVTEVIESYGSGFGDDADPPSSS